The Candidatus Eremiobacteraceae bacterium nucleotide sequence AAGTCAGGTTCGATATCGAGCGGCCGCGGCGGTCGACCATAAAGGTCGACCGCTCCCTTTTCTAGCCGAGCTTCGCTCGGCATACCACATTTTCTCAATGGCTAGACCGCGGCGGTCGAGATAAATCTCGACCGCTCCCTACCCACCGTCTTCTTCGTCGTCGGCGTCTTCTTCACCATCCAGGTCGGCGGTGGAGCGGGGCGACTCGACGTCGCGCAACGCTTCCTTCACTTGGACTTCGGCTTCGGCGAGGAGCTCGCGGCAAGCGCGGGCGAGCTTTGTGCCTTCCTTGAACAGCGCGAGCGACTTCTCGAGCGGCAAATTGCCGTCGTCGAGGGTCTCGACGATCTGCTCGAGTCGCGCGAGGCTTTGTTCGAAATTCGGCCCGTCGCCGGAACCGTCGTCAGGCTTCTTCTTGCTCGTCGTCTTCGCCACGAGGATCCTCCTTCGCGGTCACGGCTGCTTCGAGGCGGCCGCGGTGCAATTCTATATCGAGCGGATCGCCGACCCGCGCTGCGGTGCTGTCGACCAGCGCCATGCCGCCCTTATCGAACACGATCGCATAGCCGCGCCGCAG carries:
- the xseB gene encoding exodeoxyribonuclease VII small subunit; protein product: MAKTTSKKKPDDGSGDGPNFEQSLARLEQIVETLDDGNLPLEKSLALFKEGTKLARACRELLAEAEVQVKEALRDVESPRSTADLDGEEDADDEEDGG